One region of Corvus moneduloides isolate bCorMon1 chromosome 1, bCorMon1.pri, whole genome shotgun sequence genomic DNA includes:
- the LOC116435697 gene encoding feather beta keratin-like: MTSIKASSVPLSLTHFSSRLLHLLCRLPGTLHTTPMACYDLCRPCGPTPLANSCNEPCALQCQDSHVVINPSPVLVTLPGPIMTSFPQNTAVGSTSSAAVGSELSAQGQPISGGFGFGLGYGYGLGGLGCYGRRGGYIC, encoded by the exons ATGACCAGCATAAAAGCCAGCTCAGtgcctctctccctcacacacTTCTCCTCACGCCTTCTGCATCTCCTGTGCAGACTACCAG ggaCCCTCCACACCACACCCATGGCCTGCTATGACCTCTGCCGACCCTGCGGAcccaccccgctggccaacagctgcaacgagccctgtgccctgcaatgCCAGGACTCCCACGTTGTCATCAAcccttcccctgtgctggtcaccctgccaggacccatcatgacctccttcccccagaacaCCGCCGTCGGATCCACCTCCTcggctgctgttggcagtgaactcagtgcccagggacagcccatctCTGGTGGGTTTGGCTTCGGCCTTGGCTATGGCTATGGGCTGGGAGGCCTGGGCTGCTATGGCAGAAGGGGTGGCTACATCTGCTAA